In one window of Pseudoalteromonas espejiana DSM 9414 DNA:
- the yrfG gene encoding GMP/IMP nucleotidase: MLNWSKIDTVLLDMDGTLLDLHFDSHFWLNVVPEQLALTRNITLDEAKADMHKRYQAVSGQIQWYCLDYWEEQLNLPIMELKRQTQHLIQVREDVPHFLTELKKAGKELILLTNAHPENVMLKFEHTAIDNYLDGVVSTHQYGVSKEQQSLWHQVQKDLGFNKQRTLFVDDSVPVLNAAREYGIEHLLAVANPDSKQPHNVIADYLNVTDYRKLI; encoded by the coding sequence ATGCTAAATTGGTCAAAAATCGATACCGTTTTACTCGATATGGACGGAACATTACTCGATTTACATTTCGATAGTCATTTTTGGCTTAATGTTGTTCCTGAGCAACTTGCACTCACTCGCAATATAACCCTTGATGAAGCGAAAGCCGATATGCACAAACGCTATCAAGCGGTAAGCGGGCAAATACAATGGTATTGCTTAGACTATTGGGAAGAGCAACTTAATTTGCCCATTATGGAATTAAAGCGCCAAACACAGCATTTAATACAAGTGCGTGAAGATGTACCTCACTTTTTAACTGAGCTGAAAAAAGCGGGTAAAGAGCTAATATTGTTAACTAACGCCCACCCTGAAAACGTCATGCTCAAATTTGAACACACCGCCATAGACAATTATTTAGATGGTGTGGTGTCGACTCACCAATACGGAGTGAGTAAAGAGCAGCAAAGTTTGTGGCATCAAGTACAAAAAGACTTAGGCTTTAATAAACAACGTACCCTGTTTGTTGATGACAGTGTGCCGGTGTTAAATGCCGCTAGAGAATACGGCATCGAGCATTTACTTGCGGTTGCTAACCCAGACAGTAAGCAACCACATAATGTAATAGCCGATTACTTAAACGTTACCGACTACCGTAAGCTTATTTAA
- the nudE gene encoding ADP compounds hydrolase NudE — protein MTQKKHPTPPQIISNDVVAKSRLFTVESLELKFSNNEERQYERIRGGGRGAVMIVPITADNEMLLVREYCAGTNDYQLGFPKGLIDPGETPQQAANRELKEEVGFGAEFFEPLKVVSMAPSYFNATMHILFAKQLYPQTLPGDEPEPLVVVKWPLTDWQSLLEQEDFTEARSVAALLLLNKYLASGAANE, from the coding sequence ATGACACAGAAAAAGCACCCAACTCCACCGCAAATTATCAGCAATGATGTCGTCGCTAAAAGCCGCCTATTCACTGTTGAATCGTTAGAACTTAAATTCTCTAATAACGAAGAGCGCCAGTACGAGCGTATTCGCGGCGGTGGCCGAGGTGCAGTGATGATTGTGCCTATTACTGCCGATAACGAAATGCTACTAGTGCGAGAGTATTGCGCTGGTACAAACGACTATCAGTTAGGGTTTCCGAAGGGGTTAATAGATCCGGGCGAAACCCCACAGCAAGCAGCAAATCGAGAGCTTAAAGAAGAAGTGGGCTTTGGCGCTGAGTTTTTTGAGCCGCTTAAAGTGGTGTCTATGGCGCCAAGTTATTTTAATGCCACTATGCATATTTTGTTTGCCAAGCAGCTATATCCGCAAACGTTGCCTGGTGATGAGCCAGAGCCGTTAGTGGTTGTTAAGTGGCCATTAACTGATTGGCAGTCATTATTAGAGCAAGAAGATTTTACCGAAGCTCGCAGTGTTGCCGCTTTGCTATTATTAAATAAATACCTAGCGTCTGGAGCTGCGAATGAATAA
- the cysQ gene encoding 3'(2'),5'-bisphosphate nucleotidase CysQ, with protein sequence MNKLLEPCIALAQSAGDVIMAIYKKDDIGQQEKSDSTPVTKADLASNDVLVAGLQALAPDIPIMSEETPIPALADRQNWQRYWLLDPMDGTGEFILESGDFAVNIALIENNHPVLGVIHWPAKGITYFATANNGAFKRENGSDTKMSVATPDNLTLAVSRRQKIEAVSQYLNTQFATIAVGSCSLKACIVAEGKADCFLRIGPTGEWDTGASQVIVEEAGGCITDAEFNPLTYNQRESTENPDFIVMGHPDWEFQKMISPHQR encoded by the coding sequence ATGAATAAATTATTAGAGCCATGTATAGCGCTTGCACAAAGTGCAGGTGATGTAATTATGGCTATTTATAAAAAAGATGATATTGGCCAACAAGAAAAGTCTGACAGTACCCCAGTTACAAAAGCTGACCTGGCTTCTAATGATGTTTTGGTAGCTGGCCTGCAGGCACTTGCACCCGACATTCCAATTATGTCAGAAGAAACGCCTATTCCGGCCCTAGCTGACAGACAAAACTGGCAGCGGTATTGGTTACTTGATCCTATGGATGGCACTGGCGAGTTTATTTTAGAAAGTGGTGACTTTGCCGTAAATATTGCGCTTATTGAAAACAACCACCCTGTGCTGGGGGTTATTCATTGGCCAGCCAAAGGTATTACTTACTTTGCTACTGCAAATAACGGTGCGTTTAAGCGTGAAAATGGCAGCGATACTAAAATGTCGGTAGCAACACCCGATAACTTAACGCTTGCCGTAAGCCGCAGACAAAAAATTGAGGCTGTGAGTCAGTATTTAAATACTCAGTTTGCCACCATCGCCGTTGGCTCGTGTTCGTTAAAAGCGTGTATTGTTGCAGAGGGCAAAGCCGATTGCTTTTTAAGAATTGGTCCAACAGGTGAGTGGGATACTGGGGCTTCTCAAGTAATTGTAGAGGAAGCGGGCGGTTGTATAACCGATGCTGAGTTTAACCCTCTTACTTACAACCAGCGCGAGAGCACAGAAAATCCAGACTTTATTGTTATGGGACACCCTGACTGGGAGTTTCAAAAAATGATAAGCCCGCATCAAAGGTAG
- a CDS encoding trimeric intracellular cation channel family protein, which produces MTELYHWFDLIGIAVFAITGTLVAHEKKMDGFGVVVLATVTAIGGGTVRDVILDVPVFWLHDQSYFYAILAAVLITTRLINKQKSIPHYTLQIADAFGLAFFAVMGTQKALLAGMPHMTAIIMGVITGCFGGMIRDVLAREIPMLLKGELYAITCIAGGIVYTLGIYFEIATELAMVLAMLTTLLLRIAAIKWQITVHVFNYSD; this is translated from the coding sequence ATGACTGAACTGTACCATTGGTTTGATTTAATAGGCATTGCTGTGTTTGCTATTACGGGCACTTTAGTTGCGCACGAAAAGAAAATGGATGGCTTTGGTGTTGTGGTATTGGCAACTGTCACAGCGATTGGTGGTGGGACAGTTCGCGATGTTATTTTGGATGTTCCCGTGTTTTGGCTTCATGACCAAAGTTACTTTTATGCCATTTTAGCCGCAGTCTTGATCACTACTCGACTTATTAATAAGCAAAAATCGATTCCGCATTACACTTTGCAAATTGCTGATGCGTTCGGCTTAGCTTTTTTTGCCGTTATGGGTACTCAAAAAGCATTGCTGGCGGGTATGCCGCATATGACTGCGATTATAATGGGGGTTATCACGGGGTGCTTTGGCGGTATGATCCGCGATGTGCTTGCGCGCGAAATTCCTATGCTGTTAAAAGGCGAGCTATATGCTATTACCTGTATAGCGGGCGGTATTGTTTATACGCTTGGAATTTATTTTGAAATAGCAACCGAACTTGCCATGGTTTTAGCGATGTTAACCACTTTATTGCTACGTATTGCCGCTATTAAATGGCAAATTACAGTACACGTTTTTAATTATTCTGACTAA
- a CDS encoding endonuclease — translation MKLICLLFFTAFACLTHAGGIPSSWSKAKQIVRDKVYFDHKITKYCGCSYEPKGVSGGVIDTTSCGYNGSGMKYQNAINVLDWEHVVPASLTPAKEMNCWVNGSRSICERTSKEAKAIIFDLHNLVPSIGQTNRIRSNSRYGIIEGEEQRLGLCDFEWSKGITEPSERIRGELARVWLYMSYRHNVVMPEGERLMFLRWSLSDPPDEWEYTRNARIKELQGNSNIFIDMFKY, via the coding sequence ATGAAGCTTATTTGTCTTTTATTCTTTACAGCTTTCGCGTGTTTAACTCATGCGGGTGGTATCCCAAGCTCATGGTCTAAAGCTAAGCAAATAGTCAGAGATAAGGTGTATTTTGACCATAAGATAACTAAGTATTGTGGCTGTTCTTATGAGCCTAAAGGAGTTAGTGGGGGAGTTATTGATACTACCTCATGTGGTTACAATGGTTCTGGAATGAAGTATCAAAATGCTATAAATGTTCTTGATTGGGAGCATGTTGTGCCTGCCTCTTTGACACCAGCTAAGGAAATGAATTGTTGGGTTAATGGTAGTCGTAGTATATGCGAAAGGACTTCTAAAGAGGCTAAGGCTATCATTTTTGACCTTCATAACCTCGTGCCTTCAATAGGGCAAACTAATCGAATCAGGTCTAACTCAAGGTATGGGATTATCGAAGGGGAAGAGCAAAGGCTGGGTTTATGTGATTTTGAATGGTCTAAAGGTATTACTGAACCGTCGGAACGAATTCGAGGTGAATTGGCTAGAGTGTGGTTGTATATGAGTTATAGACACAACGTCGTTATGCCTGAAGGTGAGCGCCTAATGTTTCTTAGGTGGTCTCTTAGTGACCCACCTGATGAGTGGGAATATACTAGGAATGCTAGGATTAAGGAGCTTCAAGGTAACTCTAATATATTCATCGATATGTTTAAATATTAG
- a CDS encoding recombinase family protein yields the protein MSKHQTVAYIRVSSSQQSTDRQLVNVSYDKEFIEKASAKSTERPQLNAMLEHVREGDVVVVHSMDRLARNTKDLLEIVENLKEKGVSIRFIKENLTFSADGENSINNLMLTMLGAVAQFERELILERQREGIEAAKQKGLYKGRSASIDRQEIMRDINNGLSVRKTASKHNIAVSSVSRIIKESKNSK from the coding sequence ATGAGTAAGCATCAAACAGTCGCATATATTCGTGTCTCGTCCTCTCAGCAATCCACTGACAGACAACTTGTGAATGTAAGCTATGACAAGGAATTTATTGAGAAAGCCTCAGCAAAGAGCACTGAGCGCCCTCAACTTAACGCTATGCTAGAGCATGTTCGTGAGGGTGACGTAGTTGTTGTTCACTCTATGGATAGACTAGCTCGCAACACGAAAGACCTCTTAGAGATTGTTGAAAACCTAAAAGAAAAAGGTGTAAGCATCAGGTTTATAAAGGAAAACTTAACCTTTTCCGCTGATGGTGAGAACTCAATAAATAACTTAATGCTTACCATGCTGGGTGCAGTCGCTCAATTTGAACGTGAACTCATATTAGAGCGACAGCGTGAAGGTATTGAAGCAGCAAAGCAGAAAGGTCTTTATAAAGGTCGTAGCGCGAGCATAGATAGACAAGAGATAATGAGAGACATCAACAACGGCCTTTCAGTACGTAAAACAGCCTCAAAGCACAATATTGCAGTAAGCTCAGTAAGTCGCATTATAAAAGAGTCTAAGAATAGCAAATAG
- a CDS encoding peptidoglycan-binding domain-containing protein encodes MKKWTILLLISFSYLSVQSAHATSGRTNASGCHNSKKAGYHCHGTSKASSYKPQSKVYSSKSKTTHYLPAEKNKEIDGLVYGIQVQLNALGYKAGKVDGILGRDTISAIKKFQADNNLFIDGFATHRLLMKLVKANN; translated from the coding sequence ATGAAGAAATGGACTATCTTACTACTAATAAGTTTCAGCTACCTTTCAGTTCAATCTGCACACGCGACTAGTGGGAGAACAAACGCATCTGGTTGTCATAACAGTAAAAAGGCTGGGTATCATTGCCACGGGACTTCTAAGGCATCAAGCTACAAACCTCAAAGCAAAGTTTATTCATCAAAAAGCAAAACTACACATTATTTGCCAGCTGAAAAAAATAAAGAAATAGATGGTCTAGTTTACGGTATTCAAGTTCAACTAAATGCGCTGGGTTATAAGGCTGGGAAAGTCGATGGTATTCTTGGGAGAGATACAATTTCAGCTATTAAAAAGTTTCAAGCCGATAACAACCTATTCATCGATGGGTTTGCGACACATCGCTTATTGATGAAACTAGTTAAAGCAAATAATTAG
- a CDS encoding recombinase family protein — MNKAYSYIRFSTKGQIEGRSLKRQLENAEEYANINGLALQSLSFRDLGVSGYKGKNSSDGELGKFIEAVKEGAIEQGSYLLIESFDRMSRQPVETSLMLLMTIVDLGITVVTLMDRQVYKKGEMNMQALMISLVSMSRAHEESATKSKRVGDAWHKKQKRAASELMGSPLPAWLHYSDDKKDILISMEKAVVVKYIFLLSAEGYGKAAIVRKLNDEGILPIGSRASKWHPSYLTKILNGRTALGEYHPHINNSLGKREPTGEVIKDYYPAIIDENLWYKSQAGIKSRKIGSTGSIKKGLTRNIFSGFISCECGSSVQFVNKGSSPKGGYYLVCSLARYGGGCKYTSHRYYYTQWVILIALQNLLTPYAKKPEDTAKTMSLEGELITLQKQIDELLQDIDENGFSTYISKAIRNKESRISEVSRELANIQAAKAVNDEPLDLTELTGNINEQSERLKLHQHLKRQLKTIVLSPQKKSIDILVRDGDDIHLRYDEVTEVWTSGNGVSFKVDT; from the coding sequence ATGAATAAAGCATACAGTTACATTCGCTTCAGTACCAAAGGACAAATCGAAGGAAGAAGTCTTAAACGCCAACTAGAAAACGCAGAAGAGTACGCTAATATTAATGGATTAGCCCTTCAGAGTCTCTCATTTAGAGACTTAGGTGTTAGTGGCTATAAAGGTAAGAACTCCTCAGATGGCGAGCTAGGTAAGTTTATAGAGGCAGTAAAAGAGGGTGCTATAGAGCAAGGTAGCTACTTACTCATTGAAAGCTTTGACCGCATGAGTCGCCAACCTGTTGAAACCTCACTTATGCTCCTTATGACTATTGTTGACCTCGGTATAACTGTCGTCACGCTAATGGATAGACAAGTGTATAAAAAGGGTGAGATGAATATGCAAGCCCTTATGATATCGCTTGTATCCATGAGTCGCGCTCATGAGGAGTCTGCTACAAAGAGTAAACGTGTAGGCGATGCGTGGCACAAGAAACAGAAAAGAGCTGCCTCAGAGTTAATGGGGTCACCTCTACCCGCTTGGTTACATTACAGTGATGATAAAAAAGATATACTAATCTCAATGGAAAAAGCTGTTGTAGTTAAGTATATATTCCTACTGTCAGCTGAGGGTTACGGAAAAGCTGCTATTGTCAGAAAGTTAAATGATGAGGGCATTCTTCCTATTGGCTCTAGAGCAAGCAAATGGCACCCATCTTATCTGACTAAAATACTCAATGGTCGTACTGCCCTTGGTGAATACCACCCCCACATAAACAACTCTTTAGGTAAACGTGAACCTACAGGAGAGGTCATCAAAGACTATTACCCTGCCATAATAGATGAGAACTTATGGTATAAATCCCAAGCAGGCATTAAAAGCAGAAAAATAGGTAGCACAGGTTCAATTAAAAAGGGTTTAACAAGGAACATCTTCTCGGGTTTTATATCATGCGAGTGTGGCTCATCTGTTCAATTTGTTAATAAAGGGAGTTCACCCAAAGGTGGTTACTACTTAGTGTGTAGCCTCGCGAGATATGGTGGGGGCTGTAAGTACACCAGTCACCGTTATTACTACACCCAATGGGTTATCCTAATAGCACTACAAAACCTGCTTACACCTTATGCCAAAAAGCCTGAGGACACCGCTAAGACCATGAGTCTAGAAGGTGAATTAATAACACTACAAAAGCAAATAGATGAACTACTTCAAGACATCGATGAGAATGGTTTTAGCACATACATTAGTAAGGCTATTCGTAATAAAGAAAGTCGCATTAGTGAGGTAAGTCGAGAACTAGCCAACATACAAGCAGCTAAGGCTGTAAATGATGAGCCTTTAGACCTTACTGAACTCACAGGGAACATAAACGAGCAATCTGAACGACTAAAGCTCCACCAGCACCTAAAGAGACAACTAAAGACTATAGTTCTATCCCCTCAGAAGAAGTCTATTGATATCTTAGTGAGAGATGGTGATGATATTCATTTAAGATATGATGAGGTTACTGAGGTATGGACTTCAGGTAATGGGGTGAGTTTTAAGGTAGATACTTAG
- a CDS encoding response regulator transcription factor, whose amino-acid sequence MAINVLLVEDDELLVKRIQNHFTDTEFSIDIDSTGADALNIVRQRANLRSAISLAIIDIVLPKRDGLQLAKELNTLTDIGVIVLSSRDSQADRIAGLAQGADDYICKPVDLLELELRMRALYKRIAVTQDDDESEEFIEYADFKLHPDNRTLITSAGVESRLTEAEHKVLICLISNAGKATSREKISEEIGQPDWSPNDRTVDVLIGRLRKKLYDEKDQKRIVTVRGKGYMLSI is encoded by the coding sequence ATGGCAATTAACGTTTTATTGGTTGAAGACGACGAGCTACTCGTTAAACGCATCCAAAATCACTTTACAGATACCGAGTTTTCGATAGACATTGATTCAACAGGTGCCGATGCCCTTAACATTGTTAGGCAACGGGCTAACCTGCGCAGTGCTATTTCGCTTGCCATTATTGATATTGTATTACCTAAACGTGATGGCCTACAGCTTGCCAAAGAGCTCAATACCCTTACTGATATTGGTGTCATAGTTTTATCAAGCCGCGATTCTCAAGCAGATCGTATTGCTGGCCTAGCGCAAGGTGCTGATGACTACATTTGTAAACCCGTCGACCTACTCGAACTTGAACTACGTATGCGCGCGCTTTACAAACGCATAGCCGTAACCCAAGATGATGACGAAAGTGAAGAGTTTATAGAATACGCCGACTTTAAGTTACACCCTGATAACCGCACACTTATTACCTCAGCAGGTGTTGAGTCACGTTTAACCGAAGCCGAGCATAAAGTACTGATTTGCTTAATTAGCAATGCAGGCAAAGCCACCTCGCGTGAAAAAATATCAGAAGAAATAGGCCAGCCCGACTGGAGCCCAAACGATCGCACTGTTGATGTTTTAATTGGTCGGTTGCGTAAAAAGCTATACGATGAAAAAGATCAAAAACGTATTGTTACCGTACGCGGTAAAGGTTACATGCTCTCTATCTAG
- a CDS encoding alpha/beta hydrolase family protein: protein MRFSSPRSTQNKLLKHAATILTLSGLSFTAIAAPLDKSNIEFIGPLGENMQVKPFQTPHGQAIINNVLPQLQSSANSVSVFGKKQSWQPFNKINALTLGGLQALRFNIDVTRFSKGTLSIKGVENAQLFINSELQTGDEHTYKLALANGSHNVIIVVQQVANWKQVTLDFEPKADTDKITINTSATQRLTAKQLFDAPTLSALSLAPDAKQYITSTRTYSSKTANQANVVTELKNNDKQTLYRFEGQQPSNLIWSPDNQFLVYMLGNELKQLNRKNLTIKTLASELEGTSNFNFYNNSSLIFSWSKSPDDHNSLTKHYKGLQDRWSYARNVSQLYMLDTKSGLTKALSQGPISHSFEDTNSSRGKLLMSRQIMAMQASTHPETELVELDLNSNKLTSFGKFKTFNHAKYTNKDVYVVAGPDFKNGAGRALPKDMLANNYDGQLYLLSDNGKNVKALSKQFDPSIGQLNVLDNGDALIKVTEQDTQPLYLFDLSKQRFKKLNTGLDIVEQFSYSHDRNTQVLLSGTTASTPQQLKQLNVSKNKAELLWDSKPLAYANTQIPTLEEFNLTNQDGVEISGRVYIPSNLDKTKKHPALVYYYGGTSPVTRGFTGRYPFNLWAANGYVVYVVQPTGATGFGQKFSAQHVNAWGDYTASDIMQGTQAFLKKYDFVDSKKVGNLGASYGGFMTMLLATKTDMFSASIAHAGISNLTSYWGEGWWGYLYSGEASKNSFPWNNAKLYSDHSPVFHADKVTTPLLLLHGDSDTNVPVGESLTMYTALKLLNKDVELIEYKGANHQIFARDKRFDWWNTMLAYFDKQLKNEPQWWDSMYSQD from the coding sequence ATGAGATTTAGCTCACCTCGGTCAACACAAAATAAATTATTAAAACACGCTGCCACCATACTTACGCTAAGTGGTTTGAGTTTTACAGCCATTGCTGCCCCACTTGATAAATCAAATATAGAATTTATTGGTCCGCTTGGTGAAAACATGCAAGTAAAGCCTTTTCAAACGCCGCACGGCCAGGCCATTATAAATAACGTGCTGCCCCAACTGCAAAGCAGTGCCAATAGCGTGTCAGTATTTGGTAAAAAGCAAAGTTGGCAGCCATTTAATAAAATTAATGCACTTACTTTAGGGGGCTTACAAGCACTTAGGTTTAATATTGATGTAACCCGTTTTAGCAAGGGTACGCTAAGCATAAAAGGGGTAGAAAACGCTCAGCTTTTTATAAACTCAGAGTTGCAAACAGGCGACGAGCACACTTATAAACTAGCCCTAGCTAATGGCTCCCATAATGTAATTATTGTGGTTCAACAAGTAGCGAACTGGAAACAAGTCACGCTAGATTTTGAGCCTAAAGCTGATACTGACAAAATTACAATTAATACCTCAGCTACGCAGCGCTTAACAGCAAAACAGCTGTTTGATGCGCCAACACTAAGCGCCCTTTCACTTGCACCCGATGCTAAACAATACATCACTAGTACACGTACTTATTCAAGCAAAACAGCTAACCAAGCCAATGTAGTGACTGAGCTTAAAAATAACGATAAACAAACGCTTTACAGATTTGAAGGGCAGCAACCTAGCAACCTAATTTGGAGCCCCGACAACCAATTTTTGGTATACATGTTAGGTAACGAGCTTAAGCAATTAAACCGAAAAAACTTAACCATTAAAACCCTTGCCTCTGAGCTTGAAGGTACTAGTAACTTTAACTTTTATAACAATAGCAGCCTTATTTTTAGCTGGTCAAAATCGCCTGACGATCACAACAGCTTAACTAAGCATTATAAAGGCCTGCAAGACAGGTGGTCGTATGCACGTAATGTAAGCCAGTTATATATGTTAGATACCAAAAGTGGTTTAACTAAAGCGCTAAGCCAAGGCCCAATCTCGCATAGCTTTGAAGATACTAACAGTAGCCGTGGCAAGCTACTAATGAGCCGCCAAATAATGGCAATGCAAGCATCAACTCACCCAGAAACAGAGCTTGTTGAGCTTGATTTAAACTCAAACAAGCTTACCTCTTTTGGTAAATTTAAAACCTTTAATCACGCAAAATACACTAATAAAGATGTCTACGTTGTTGCAGGCCCCGACTTCAAAAATGGCGCAGGCCGAGCACTACCTAAGGACATGCTTGCCAATAACTACGACGGCCAGTTGTATTTATTATCCGACAACGGTAAAAACGTTAAAGCGCTCAGTAAGCAGTTTGACCCGTCAATAGGCCAACTTAACGTGCTTGATAATGGCGATGCACTTATAAAAGTTACCGAGCAAGATACTCAACCTCTGTATTTATTTGATTTAAGCAAGCAACGCTTTAAAAAGCTCAATACAGGCCTAGATATTGTTGAGCAATTTAGCTATTCGCATGATAGAAATACCCAGGTTTTACTCAGTGGTACAACCGCCTCAACCCCACAACAGTTAAAACAGCTAAATGTAAGTAAAAACAAAGCAGAGCTTCTTTGGGATTCAAAGCCACTTGCTTACGCTAATACGCAAATCCCTACACTTGAGGAGTTTAATCTTACAAATCAAGATGGCGTAGAAATAAGCGGCCGTGTTTATATTCCGAGCAACCTAGATAAAACTAAAAAACATCCCGCACTAGTTTATTATTATGGCGGTACATCGCCAGTTACACGTGGTTTTACCGGTCGTTACCCATTTAATTTATGGGCTGCAAATGGTTATGTTGTGTATGTTGTACAACCAACTGGCGCTACAGGCTTTGGGCAAAAGTTCTCTGCACAACACGTTAATGCATGGGGCGATTATACTGCCAGCGATATAATGCAAGGCACCCAAGCCTTTTTGAAAAAGTACGATTTTGTTGATAGCAAAAAAGTAGGTAATTTAGGCGCCTCTTATGGTGGCTTTATGACCATGCTGCTGGCAACAAAAACCGACATGTTCAGTGCATCAATTGCGCATGCGGGTATTTCTAACTTAACCTCATATTGGGGCGAAGGTTGGTGGGGTTACTTATACTCAGGCGAAGCCTCTAAAAATAGCTTCCCATGGAATAACGCTAAACTTTACAGCGATCATAGCCCTGTATTTCATGCTGATAAGGTAACAACGCCATTGCTACTTTTACATGGCGATAGCGACACAAACGTACCTGTTGGTGAAAGCTTAACCATGTATACAGCTTTAAAACTACTAAACAAAGACGTAGAGCTTATTGAATACAAAGGCGCAAACCATCAAATATTTGCTCGTGACAAACGCTTTGACTGGTGGAACACCATGCTCGCTTATTTTGATAAACAATTAAAAAATGAGCCACAGTGGTGGGATTCTATGTACTCTCAAGACTAA
- a CDS encoding CNNM domain-containing protein has product MTLLIVYMVAAIVISFLCSVMEAVLLSISPSYVALLRKNQPELAKQLEKLKNNVDQPLAAILTLNTVAHTAGAAGVGAQAAVVFSDAAVGIASAVMTLLVLVLSEIIPKTLGANYWRALTPSVTYSLRFLVISLKPFVWLAQKLTNLMGAKHDEAFYIRQEIEAMADIGTESGAIHQDESEIIRNLLHFRHAKLCDLMTPRTVLYKVHKGLTVDQYMSEHGSSSFSRVLVFDKDADDIIGFVHKNDIMLAYHRLGTDYKISKLVKPIHTVPEGHNVSSLLQTLLKQCTHICLIVDEYGDVQGIVTLEDMIEALMGLEIVDERDQSTNMQMLAKQRWRQRLANSEHIVSEDDEHTQDKS; this is encoded by the coding sequence GTGACGTTACTGATTGTGTACATGGTTGCTGCCATTGTTATTTCTTTTTTGTGTTCAGTTATGGAGGCGGTGCTGTTAAGTATTTCGCCAAGTTACGTGGCACTGTTACGTAAAAACCAGCCAGAACTTGCTAAACAGCTAGAAAAGCTTAAAAACAATGTAGATCAACCGCTTGCTGCCATATTAACCCTTAACACTGTGGCTCATACTGCGGGTGCTGCTGGGGTAGGAGCGCAAGCTGCAGTGGTATTTTCAGATGCGGCAGTAGGGATTGCATCAGCAGTAATGACATTGTTGGTACTGGTACTTTCAGAAATTATTCCTAAAACCTTAGGTGCTAACTATTGGCGTGCCTTAACGCCTAGCGTGACTTATTCATTACGTTTTTTAGTTATATCGTTAAAGCCGTTTGTATGGTTGGCGCAAAAGCTTACTAATTTAATGGGCGCAAAACATGACGAGGCTTTTTATATTCGCCAAGAAATAGAAGCCATGGCCGATATAGGCACTGAGTCGGGAGCTATTCATCAAGATGAGTCTGAAATTATTCGTAATTTACTGCATTTTAGGCATGCTAAATTATGCGATTTAATGACCCCGCGTACCGTGTTGTATAAAGTGCATAAAGGTTTAACCGTAGATCAGTACATGAGTGAGCATGGGTCGTCTTCGTTTTCGCGAGTGCTTGTATTTGATAAAGACGCCGATGATATTATTGGCTTTGTACATAAAAACGATATTATGTTGGCTTATCACCGCCTTGGCACCGACTATAAAATTAGCAAATTAGTAAAGCCTATTCACACGGTACCAGAAGGGCATAACGTATCTTCTTTATTACAAACCTTGCTTAAGCAATGCACTCACATATGTTTAATTGTGGATGAGTACGGTGATGTGCAAGGCATAGTAACCTTAGAAGACATGATAGAAGCATTAATGGGCTTAGAAATAGTGGATGAGCGCGACCAATCTACAAATATGCAAATGCTCGCAAAGCAACGCTGGCGCCAACGTTTAGCTAATAGCGAGCATATTGTCAGCGAAGACGATGAGCACACCCAAGATAAAAGCTAA